A part of Melittangium boletus DSM 14713 genomic DNA contains:
- a CDS encoding bifunctional metallophosphatase/5'-nucleotidase: protein MKPRFARSARRASLLRAFCCVLLPLSACDDTETEPPSPPPPAPTRTLRLLQTSDLHTHIQPWDYFTGKADAQRGLAKVATLVKQAREEHPECNLLLDTGDTLQGNPMGTYYALVDNAPKHPMAVAMNALRYDAMALGNHEFNYGLDVLGKFKGELDFPVLGANVRRSADGSEAFTPYLLKDVCGVKVGILGLVTPGVTTWERPENITGLHFDDPLETARAYVPKMRQAGADVVVVAIHSGPDKQPTGNANEPASWLEDYADPTKWVDRANLPGENEAVQIAQQVEGIDVLLTGHTHQPIPKMLLKNAQGQDVLLIQPNRWGSHLGQVDLSLVQTDGRWRVDGKDSLLRKVDDSVEVDAQVDALTRSYHEATLTYVNARIGTTSKAFPGGFAARFVDSALGDLINTVQEEAAAENGFPVDFSLGALFTNDGQLPAGAITLRDAYSIYIYDNTLYVMEIDGSILRRALEHNARYFAPWNPSAPPDASKPETAKVSTVADYNWDLYSRIEYGYDLTQPVGSRLTHLRFKGKDVTDTDMFTVAVNNYRGGGGGGYSMFKEGRILWTSADGVREYIARYVEAHPNLDPDSVNTCNFVLSPDVYTHFYGNTLGPAKCSP, encoded by the coding sequence ATGAAACCCCGTTTCGCCAGAAGCGCCCGCCGCGCGTCCCTCCTCCGCGCCTTCTGTTGTGTGCTTCTTCCCCTCTCGGCCTGTGACGACACCGAGACCGAGCCCCCTTCCCCTCCCCCGCCGGCCCCCACACGCACGCTGCGGCTGCTCCAGACGAGCGATCTGCACACCCACATCCAGCCCTGGGATTACTTCACCGGCAAGGCGGACGCCCAGCGGGGCCTGGCCAAGGTGGCCACGCTCGTGAAGCAGGCGCGCGAGGAGCACCCGGAGTGCAACCTGCTGCTCGACACGGGAGACACCCTGCAGGGCAACCCCATGGGCACCTACTACGCCCTGGTGGACAACGCGCCCAAGCACCCCATGGCGGTGGCCATGAACGCCCTGCGCTATGACGCCATGGCGCTGGGCAACCACGAGTTCAACTACGGCCTCGACGTGCTCGGCAAGTTCAAGGGGGAGCTGGACTTCCCCGTGCTCGGCGCCAACGTGCGCCGTTCGGCCGACGGCAGTGAGGCCTTCACCCCCTATCTGCTCAAGGACGTGTGCGGGGTGAAGGTCGGCATCCTCGGCCTGGTGACACCGGGCGTGACGACCTGGGAGCGCCCGGAGAACATCACCGGCCTGCACTTCGACGATCCGCTGGAGACGGCGCGCGCGTACGTGCCGAAGATGCGGCAGGCGGGCGCGGACGTGGTGGTGGTGGCCATCCACAGCGGCCCGGACAAGCAGCCCACCGGCAACGCGAACGAGCCGGCGAGCTGGCTCGAGGACTACGCGGACCCGACGAAGTGGGTGGACCGGGCCAACCTGCCCGGCGAGAACGAGGCCGTGCAGATCGCCCAGCAGGTCGAGGGCATCGACGTGCTGCTCACCGGCCACACCCATCAGCCCATCCCCAAGATGCTGCTCAAGAACGCCCAGGGGCAAGACGTGCTGCTCATCCAGCCCAACCGCTGGGGCAGCCACCTGGGGCAGGTGGACCTGAGCCTCGTGCAAACCGACGGCCGCTGGCGGGTCGACGGCAAGGACTCGCTCTTGCGCAAGGTGGATGACAGCGTGGAGGTGGACGCACAGGTGGACGCACTCACCCGGAGCTACCACGAGGCCACGCTCACCTACGTGAACGCCCGCATCGGCACCACGAGCAAGGCCTTCCCCGGCGGCTTCGCGGCGCGCTTCGTGGACAGCGCGCTGGGAGACCTCATCAATACCGTGCAGGAAGAGGCCGCCGCGGAGAACGGCTTCCCGGTGGATTTCTCGCTCGGGGCCCTCTTCACCAATGACGGCCAGCTGCCCGCGGGAGCCATCACCCTGCGCGATGCCTACAGCATCTACATCTACGACAACACGCTGTACGTGATGGAGATCGACGGCTCCATCCTGCGCCGGGCCCTGGAGCACAACGCGAGGTACTTCGCCCCCTGGAACCCGAGCGCCCCCCCGGATGCCTCCAAGCCGGAGACGGCCAAGGTGAGCACCGTGGCCGACTACAACTGGGATTTGTACTCGCGCATCGAGTACGGCTACGACCTCACCCAGCCCGTGGGTTCGCGCCTCACCCACCTGCGCTTCAAGGGCAAGGACGTGACCGACACGGACATGTTCACCGTCGCCGTCAACAACTACCGGGGCGGAGGCGGAGGCGGCTACTCCATGTTCAAGGAGGGCAGGATCCTGTGGACCTCGGCCGATGGCGTGCGCGAGTACATCGCCCGCTACGTGGAAGCCCACCCCAATCTCGACCCGGACAGCGTGAACACGTGCAACTTCGTGCTCTCGCCGGACGTGTACACCCACTTCTACGGGAACACGCTCGGCCCGGCGAAGTGCTCGCCGTAG
- a CDS encoding O-acetylhomoserine aminocarboxypropyltransferase/cysteine synthase family protein: MSTQPTKPQHFETLSLHAGYEPEPTTGSRAVPIYQTTSYRFRNAQHAADLFALKEPGNIYTRLTNPTTDVFEKRIAALEGGVGALAVASGQAAETLALLNILKAGDEFVSGTSLYGGTYNLFKVTLPRLGIQARFVDANNPDAVRAAIGPKTKALYIEAVGNPRLDIPDFEALGAVARDAGIPLIVDNTALSPALFNPLRHGANIVVHSATKYIGGHGTSLGGVIVDGGTFPWNNGRFPEFTDPNPGYHGLRLHDALGAAAYIAKARLEGLRDLGPSISPFNAHAFILGLETLKLRVERHSQNALAVARWLRQHPKVEWVRYPGLEEDPAFPLAKKYLRNGSGGLVAFGVKGGVDAGRRLIDGVKLWSLLANIGDTRSLIIHPASTTHQQLTPEERLSTGVTDGLVRLSVGLEHIDDIVADLEQALSAA; the protein is encoded by the coding sequence ATGAGCACCCAACCGACGAAGCCGCAGCATTTCGAGACCCTGTCCCTGCACGCGGGCTACGAGCCCGAGCCCACCACGGGCTCGCGCGCCGTGCCCATCTACCAGACGACGAGCTACCGCTTCCGCAACGCCCAGCACGCCGCGGACCTGTTCGCGCTCAAGGAGCCGGGCAACATCTACACCCGCCTCACCAACCCCACCACGGACGTCTTCGAGAAGCGCATCGCGGCGCTCGAGGGCGGCGTGGGCGCGCTGGCGGTGGCGTCGGGCCAGGCCGCGGAAACGCTCGCGCTGCTCAACATCCTCAAGGCCGGTGACGAGTTCGTCTCGGGCACGAGCCTCTACGGCGGCACGTACAACCTCTTCAAGGTGACGCTGCCGAGGCTGGGCATCCAGGCGCGCTTCGTGGACGCGAACAACCCGGACGCGGTGCGCGCGGCCATCGGGCCCAAGACGAAGGCGCTCTACATCGAGGCCGTGGGCAACCCGCGCCTGGACATCCCGGACTTCGAGGCGTTGGGCGCCGTCGCGCGCGACGCGGGCATCCCCCTCATCGTGGACAACACGGCCCTGTCCCCAGCCCTCTTCAATCCGCTGCGCCACGGGGCGAACATCGTGGTGCACAGCGCGACGAAGTACATCGGCGGCCATGGCACCTCCCTGGGCGGCGTCATCGTGGATGGGGGCACATTCCCCTGGAACAATGGCCGCTTCCCCGAGTTCACCGATCCCAACCCCGGCTACCACGGCCTGCGCCTGCACGACGCGCTCGGCGCGGCGGCGTACATCGCCAAGGCGCGGCTGGAGGGACTGAGGGATCTCGGCCCCTCGATCAGCCCCTTCAACGCCCACGCCTTCATCCTCGGCCTGGAGACGCTGAAGCTGCGCGTGGAGCGCCACTCGCAGAACGCGCTGGCCGTGGCCCGGTGGCTGCGCCAGCACCCCAAGGTGGAGTGGGTGCGCTACCCGGGCCTGGAGGAGGACCCCGCCTTCCCGCTCGCCAAGAAGTACCTGCGCAACGGCTCCGGTGGCCTGGTGGCGTTCGGAGTGAAGGGCGGCGTGGACGCGGGACGCCGGCTCATCGACGGCGTGAAGCTCTGGAGCCTGCTCGCCAACATCGGGGACACGCGCTCGCTCATCATCCACCCGGCGAGCACCACGCATCAGCAGCTCACGCCCGAGGAGCGGTTGAGCACGGGCGTGACGGACGGACTCGTGCGGCTGTCCGTGGGCCTGGAGCACATCGACGACATCGTGGCGGACCTGGAGCAGGCGCTGTCGGCGGCCTGA
- a CDS encoding alpha/beta fold hydrolase, whose amino-acid sequence MSAPRVFDIPLPDLPLEAGAQVQSHVARGWWWGPEGDLPWLQSRALLLSEESVHAQAPRVVRRTRDESREFASPRDALPPEDSVPTVLLIHALTGDMRAGGPGGWWEPVIGPGRALDPGSARLLCFNNLGSCYGSSGPADEGFPRRVEDRRFGPPAPLPKGDLRIDEAPLPATLTPWDQARAILQALDALGIERVSLVTGGSVGGMIVLCLAVLAPERFERIAPIATTQASSAWLIGWNHVARQAVLLDPDYPEAPARGLELARQLATLTYRAEAGLEARHGRPPDWSSRALYPLQSYLEYQGAKLRARFDARAYLALLGAMDHHDLERAPTRGVQDGWGVARIRASALCVGIAEDQLFYPEHMKRLAERLRADGRHAEYAELSSPHGHDGFLIEWTQLDALLRRALALPPGPEAAKPRLETGEAAPEVNLLLLGRGTVGGHLLEQLREQAPRLARERGPTLRVAGIADTRHLLFDPAGVPLERWRERLDETHREDAGTGPLLGTLERLRRLPNPVLVDCTAADGMGPLYAEAFQRGIHVVTANKKPLTLPWEERQRLLGMARAHRRAWHYETTVGASLPVLRTLADLVRTGDRVRRIEGCLSGTLGFLCEQLTEGVPLSRAVRLARERGYTEPHPREDLLGLDVARKALILARELGLEVSQEDVEVESFVPRELLEEEDVERFLRSLESLDGTFASRLAGVRAEHRVLRYLARIEPPRERGQRAVLRVGPLAVPREHPAARLRGTEAFVAFTTERHAEWPLLVQGTGAGGAVTAAGVLADILEVTR is encoded by the coding sequence ATGTCCGCCCCCCGTGTCTTCGATATTCCCCTGCCCGACCTGCCCCTCGAGGCGGGCGCCCAGGTCCAGTCCCATGTGGCGAGGGGCTGGTGGTGGGGGCCCGAGGGAGATCTCCCCTGGCTCCAATCGCGCGCCCTCCTCCTCTCCGAGGAGAGCGTGCACGCCCAGGCTCCGCGCGTCGTGCGCCGGACCCGGGACGAATCGCGGGAGTTCGCCTCCCCCCGGGACGCCCTGCCGCCCGAGGACTCCGTTCCCACCGTGCTGCTCATCCACGCCCTCACCGGTGACATGCGCGCCGGCGGGCCGGGGGGCTGGTGGGAGCCCGTCATCGGACCGGGCCGTGCGCTCGACCCCGGAAGCGCGCGGCTGCTGTGTTTCAACAACCTGGGCTCGTGTTACGGCAGCTCCGGCCCGGCGGACGAGGGCTTTCCCCGGCGCGTGGAGGATCGGCGCTTCGGACCGCCCGCCCCCCTGCCCAAGGGGGACTTGCGGATCGACGAGGCGCCACTGCCCGCGACCCTCACCCCGTGGGACCAGGCCCGCGCCATCCTCCAGGCCCTGGATGCGCTGGGCATCGAGCGCGTCTCGCTCGTCACGGGAGGCTCCGTGGGGGGGATGATCGTCCTGTGCCTCGCGGTGCTCGCCCCCGAGCGTTTCGAGCGCATCGCTCCCATCGCGACCACGCAAGCGTCGAGCGCGTGGCTCATCGGATGGAACCACGTGGCGCGGCAGGCGGTGTTGCTCGACCCGGATTATCCCGAGGCACCCGCGCGAGGCTTGGAGCTGGCGCGGCAACTCGCCACCCTCACGTACCGCGCGGAGGCCGGGCTGGAGGCGCGTCACGGCCGGCCTCCCGATTGGTCCTCCCGCGCGCTCTACCCCCTCCAGAGCTACCTGGAGTACCAGGGCGCGAAGCTGCGCGCGCGCTTCGATGCGCGCGCCTACCTGGCCCTGCTGGGGGCCATGGATCACCACGACCTGGAGCGCGCTCCCACGCGGGGAGTCCAGGACGGATGGGGCGTCGCGCGCATCCGGGCCAGCGCCTTGTGCGTGGGCATCGCGGAGGATCAGCTCTTCTACCCCGAGCACATGAAGCGCCTGGCCGAGCGCCTGCGCGCGGACGGACGGCACGCGGAGTACGCCGAGCTCTCCAGCCCCCACGGGCACGATGGTTTCCTCATCGAGTGGACGCAGCTCGACGCGCTGTTGCGGCGCGCGCTCGCCCTGCCCCCAGGCCCCGAGGCGGCGAAGCCCCGGCTCGAAACCGGAGAGGCGGCCCCGGAGGTGAACCTGCTGCTGCTCGGGCGGGGCACCGTCGGCGGACACCTGCTGGAGCAACTGCGGGAGCAGGCGCCCAGGCTCGCCCGGGAGCGGGGGCCGACCCTGCGGGTGGCCGGCATCGCCGACACCCGGCACCTGCTGTTCGATCCAGCGGGAGTCCCCCTGGAGCGGTGGCGCGAACGGCTCGACGAGACCCACCGCGAGGACGCGGGGACAGGACCCCTGCTGGGCACGTTGGAGCGGCTGCGCCGACTCCCCAATCCCGTGCTCGTGGACTGCACCGCGGCCGACGGCATGGGCCCGCTCTACGCGGAGGCCTTCCAGCGAGGCATCCACGTCGTCACCGCGAACAAGAAGCCCCTGACGCTGCCCTGGGAGGAGCGGCAGCGGCTGCTCGGCATGGCGCGCGCCCACCGGAGGGCCTGGCACTACGAGACCACCGTGGGCGCGAGCCTGCCCGTGCTCCGCACGCTCGCGGACCTGGTGCGCACGGGAGACCGGGTGCGCCGCATCGAGGGCTGTCTGTCCGGCACGCTGGGCTTCCTGTGCGAACAGCTCACCGAGGGAGTCCCCCTGTCGCGGGCCGTGCGGCTCGCCCGGGAGCGCGGCTACACCGAGCCCCATCCACGCGAGGACTTGTTGGGCCTGGACGTGGCGCGCAAGGCGCTCATCCTCGCCCGGGAGCTGGGGCTGGAGGTGTCCCAGGAGGACGTCGAGGTGGAGTCCTTCGTGCCCCGGGAGCTGCTCGAGGAGGAGGACGTGGAGCGTTTCCTGCGCTCGCTGGAGTCCCTGGATGGGACCTTCGCCTCGCGGCTCGCGGGCGTGCGCGCCGAGCACCGGGTGCTGCGCTATCTGGCGCGCATCGAGCCGCCCCGGGAACGGGGACAGCGCGCGGTGCTGCGGGTGGGTCCCCTCGCCGTGCCCCGGGAACATCCAGCGGCGCGCCTGCGCGGCACGGAGGCGTTCGTGGCCTTCACCACCGAGCGTCACGCGGAGTGGCCCCTGCTCGTGCAGGGGACGGGCGCGGGCGGTGCCGTCACCGCCGCGGGCGTGCTCGCCGACATCCTGGAGGTCACGCGGTAG
- the deoD gene encoding purine-nucleoside phosphorylase gives MPTPHISAARGDFADVVIMPGDPLRARHISQRFLQDAREVTSVRNMLGYTGTHKGRPVSVMGHGMGIPSLSIYATELIREYGVRVIIRVGSCGAIRPDVKVRDIIVATAAGTDSQVNRLRLGGHDFPAVADFALARQAVEAAEKRQRPVRVGSVFTSDLFYSPPGEKEKNEVYARMGMLAVEMEVAGLYGVTAEFGARSLALLTVSDHLITHEALSASERQTTFDEMIELALDVAAAQ, from the coding sequence ATGCCTACTCCTCATATCTCCGCCGCGCGGGGAGACTTCGCCGACGTGGTGATCATGCCCGGCGATCCGCTGCGCGCCCGCCACATCTCCCAGCGGTTCCTCCAGGACGCGCGCGAGGTCACCTCCGTGCGCAACATGCTCGGCTACACGGGCACCCACAAGGGCCGCCCAGTGTCCGTCATGGGACACGGCATGGGCATCCCCTCGCTCTCCATCTACGCCACGGAGCTCATCCGCGAGTATGGCGTGCGCGTCATCATCCGCGTGGGCAGCTGCGGCGCCATCCGTCCGGACGTGAAGGTGCGCGACATCATCGTGGCCACGGCCGCGGGCACCGACTCCCAGGTCAACCGCCTGCGCCTGGGCGGCCACGACTTCCCCGCCGTGGCGGACTTCGCCCTGGCGCGCCAGGCGGTGGAGGCCGCCGAGAAGCGCCAGCGCCCCGTGCGCGTGGGCTCCGTCTTCACCTCGGATCTCTTCTACTCACCGCCCGGAGAGAAGGAGAAGAACGAGGTGTACGCCCGCATGGGCATGCTCGCCGTGGAGATGGAGGTGGCGGGCCTCTACGGGGTCACGGCCGAGTTCGGCGCGCGCTCGCTCGCGTTGTTGACCGTGTCCGACCACCTCATCACCCACGAAGCCCTGAGCGCCTCGGAGCGCCAGACCACGTTCGACGAGATGATCGAACTGGCGCTGGACGTGGCGGCCGCTCAGTAG
- a CDS encoding sensor histidine kinase, which yields MRSLSFRSLFLLLMVTPVVVSTAVLGWLSYRSASEVLIQDAIRAVKISAKAREQTLLNRLFRQRERATGFLTVVDRQCSGMPERERRGCFERALSDFTVTEGAATARLVVPEVGLVRVGAPASTEAELRPLPLGQWVRFEPGQAKTQRAYELVVPWGDALLGMRFNAGTLDLLFRDRYGLGESGETFLADAQGFFITQPKYPGHSGESHPIDARPMLECLSGKDSEVLAPDYRGVGVIHAFRYVEEIGGGCIMAHIAQEEAFAPARGLGRRVAQASAALVLLTVGLSFLFARHLSRPVLALTRTASALRAGDFDVAVALEGPRELQTFASTFADMARSLQESSDERARLLARETEARQDAEAQRTLLRLIIEQSGEGILMADARGVLRVFNPAAERYHGVPARELASPEWGRAYGLLSLDGEPLTEEQTPLFRAVRGETIVNARWKVRSPDGLTRTLEGTASPLRQQDGAPAGAVLIIHDVTQQQEAEAERERLLREVEADRTRLVALAGLSRALAESRLSLESILDTTCRQLAERVGDVCTLRLVSEDGQSLEVRAVYARDPDVEARTRELLRAQPRPVNEGLSAQVLSSGTPVLLSPLTEESVERLLQPLPADYQEYLRRLRPSCLAVLPIRAPGRSLGLLMLYRFTPPLYSEDDLILFREIADRTALAIENAELFQRARDAVRIREDLVAVVSHDLRNPISAISMSAAALLKKSPGLEVWQEKSVRRIASAADRALRMIRDLLDSTQARVGDISVEPKPLDFHELARHVVEEVQLAHPERRIIFQAEGEAQGAWDADRIAQVITNLVGNAVQHSPPASPVRVDSRGVDGEVRLSIHNEGVPIPEEELPSLFEPFRRGRRAGGGSGSVGLGLFITRRIVEAHGGSIEVRSREGEGTTFTVRLPRTGRPPPA from the coding sequence ATGCGTTCCCTTTCCTTCCGCTCGCTCTTCCTCCTGCTGATGGTGACGCCCGTCGTGGTGTCGACGGCGGTGCTGGGCTGGTTGTCCTATCGCTCCGCGAGCGAGGTGCTGATCCAGGACGCCATCCGGGCGGTGAAGATCTCCGCCAAGGCGCGCGAGCAGACCCTGCTCAACCGGCTCTTCCGCCAGCGCGAGCGTGCCACGGGCTTCCTGACGGTCGTGGACAGGCAGTGCTCGGGGATGCCGGAGCGCGAGCGGCGGGGGTGCTTCGAGCGCGCGCTGAGTGACTTCACGGTCACCGAGGGCGCGGCGACGGCCCGCCTGGTGGTTCCCGAGGTGGGCCTGGTGCGCGTGGGAGCGCCGGCCTCCACCGAGGCGGAATTGCGGCCGCTTCCACTGGGCCAGTGGGTTCGCTTCGAGCCCGGACAGGCCAAGACCCAGCGCGCCTATGAGCTCGTCGTGCCCTGGGGAGACGCGCTGTTGGGGATGCGCTTCAACGCCGGCACCCTCGACCTCCTCTTCCGGGATCGCTACGGACTGGGTGAATCCGGAGAGACCTTCCTGGCCGACGCCCAGGGCTTCTTCATCACCCAGCCGAAGTACCCCGGACATTCCGGGGAGAGCCACCCCATCGACGCGCGGCCGATGCTCGAGTGTCTGTCGGGGAAGGACTCGGAAGTGCTGGCGCCGGACTACCGCGGAGTCGGTGTCATCCATGCCTTCCGTTACGTGGAGGAGATCGGGGGGGGATGCATCATGGCCCACATCGCCCAGGAGGAGGCCTTCGCCCCGGCACGCGGCCTGGGCCGCCGGGTGGCCCAGGCGTCCGCCGCGCTGGTGCTGCTCACCGTGGGGCTCTCCTTCCTCTTCGCGCGCCACCTGTCCCGCCCGGTGTTGGCCCTCACCCGGACGGCGAGTGCCCTGCGCGCCGGTGACTTCGACGTCGCGGTGGCGCTCGAGGGCCCCCGGGAACTCCAGACGTTCGCCAGCACCTTCGCGGACATGGCCCGTTCACTCCAGGAGTCCTCGGACGAGCGGGCGCGGCTGCTCGCGCGGGAGACCGAGGCGCGTCAGGACGCGGAGGCGCAACGCACGCTCTTGCGGCTCATCATCGAGCAGAGCGGGGAGGGCATCCTCATGGCGGACGCGCGGGGCGTGCTGCGCGTCTTCAACCCCGCCGCCGAGCGCTACCATGGTGTGCCCGCGCGCGAGCTGGCCTCGCCCGAGTGGGGGCGTGCCTACGGGTTGCTCTCCCTGGACGGAGAGCCCCTGACCGAGGAGCAGACGCCGCTCTTCCGCGCGGTGCGAGGCGAGACCATCGTCAACGCGCGCTGGAAGGTGCGCTCGCCCGATGGCCTGACGCGCACGTTGGAGGGGACGGCCTCGCCCCTGCGTCAGCAGGATGGCGCTCCGGCGGGCGCCGTCCTCATCATCCATGACGTCACCCAGCAGCAGGAGGCCGAGGCCGAGCGCGAGCGGCTGCTGCGGGAAGTGGAGGCGGATCGCACGCGCCTGGTGGCGCTCGCCGGCCTGTCGCGTGCCCTGGCCGAGTCCCGGCTGTCCCTGGAGTCCATCCTGGACACCACGTGCCGTCAATTGGCGGAGCGGGTGGGGGACGTGTGCACCTTGCGGCTGGTCTCCGAGGACGGGCAATCGTTGGAGGTGCGCGCGGTGTACGCCCGGGATCCGGACGTGGAGGCGCGCACCCGGGAGCTTCTGCGGGCCCAGCCTCGGCCCGTGAACGAGGGCCTTTCGGCCCAGGTGCTGAGTTCGGGAACGCCCGTGCTCCTGTCTCCCCTCACCGAGGAGAGCGTGGAGCGGCTCCTCCAGCCGCTGCCCGCCGACTACCAGGAGTACCTGCGGCGGCTGCGGCCCAGCTGTCTCGCCGTCCTGCCCATCCGCGCTCCGGGGCGGAGCCTGGGCTTGCTGATGCTCTACCGGTTCACCCCCCCGCTCTATAGCGAGGATGACCTCATCCTCTTCCGGGAGATCGCCGACCGCACCGCGCTGGCCATCGAGAACGCGGAGCTCTTCCAGCGGGCGAGGGACGCGGTGCGCATCCGCGAGGATCTGGTGGCCGTGGTGTCCCACGATCTGCGCAACCCCATCTCCGCCATCTCCATGTCCGCCGCGGCCCTCCTCAAGAAAAGCCCGGGGCTCGAGGTCTGGCAGGAGAAGAGCGTGCGCCGCATCGCCTCGGCGGCGGACCGGGCCCTGCGGATGATCCGGGATCTGCTCGACTCCACCCAGGCGCGCGTGGGCGACATTTCCGTGGAGCCCAAGCCGCTGGACTTCCACGAGCTGGCCCGGCACGTGGTGGAGGAGGTGCAGCTCGCGCACCCCGAGCGGCGCATCATCTTCCAGGCCGAGGGGGAGGCCCAGGGAGCGTGGGACGCGGATCGCATCGCCCAGGTCATCACCAACCTGGTGGGCAACGCCGTGCAGCACAGCCCCCCGGCGAGCCCGGTGCGAGTGGATTCGCGGGGGGTGGATGGCGAGGTCCGGCTGTCCATCCACAACGAGGGCGTACCCATCCCGGAGGAGGAGCTGCCCTCGCTGTTCGAGCCCTTTCGCCGGGGCAGGCGCGCGGGAGGGGGCTCGGGCAGCGTGGGGCTCGGGCTCTTCATCACCCGGCGCATCGTGGAGGCCCATGGAGGCTCCATCGAGGTGCGCTCCCGGGAGGGGGAGGGGACCACGTTCACGGTCCGTCTCCCCCGCACCGGCCGTCCCCCTCCGGCGTGA
- a CDS encoding sugar transferase has product MSTPVPPLGKLTASGRFAAVKSLWLVPPRVILQRRASRTLLMHAIRATARVVLLLAADVAAFILARAAVNAMQTSHRLEPFDAATRWAVPPLGSAGGWQMGAALVVGLTVAGAYHSGDAWRSTRKILSGVLLAVGLVLWRDLWLRGLAPVVVHYLTAVVGLGTTMLLARGALDRLIARLIRIPLFHSPAERVVLVGDPDALDCRRVHERLAHFGVLDMMGWISLNTDGPDARPGVLGTVDDLWNVLQHNAVDTVVLCGTVDDAQLKLMLEAVDSAGVRLLAVSRYDRLGWVRPSPISYRSQSFMELTLPSLRAQQLWVKRAVDLLGAGLGLLFISPLLALIAVAIKLDSRGPVFFAQERVGRGGRTFRMMKFRTMRVGADAEKAKLAHLNTSGDARLFKIPNDPRVTRVGAFLRKWSLDELPQLFNVLRGDMSVVGPRPFFESDLATYRDHHFGRLGARPGITGLWQVSGRSSITDFEEVVRLDCEYIHRWSLWLDLEILVKTLPAVVRRTGAY; this is encoded by the coding sequence GTGAGCACCCCCGTTCCTCCTCTTGGCAAGTTGACCGCGTCGGGCCGTTTCGCCGCGGTCAAGTCCCTCTGGCTGGTGCCCCCCCGGGTCATCCTGCAGCGCCGGGCCTCCCGCACGCTGCTCATGCACGCGATCCGCGCCACGGCGCGCGTGGTGCTGCTGCTGGCCGCGGATGTGGCGGCCTTCATCCTGGCACGTGCCGCCGTGAACGCGATGCAGACCAGCCACCGCTTGGAGCCGTTCGACGCGGCCACGCGCTGGGCCGTGCCTCCCCTGGGCTCCGCGGGCGGATGGCAGATGGGGGCCGCGCTCGTGGTGGGCCTCACCGTGGCGGGGGCGTACCACTCGGGAGACGCGTGGCGCTCGACCCGGAAGATCCTCAGCGGCGTGTTGCTCGCGGTGGGGCTCGTGCTCTGGCGCGACCTGTGGCTGCGCGGCCTCGCTCCGGTGGTGGTGCACTACCTCACGGCGGTGGTGGGCCTGGGCACCACGATGCTGCTGGCGCGTGGGGCGCTCGATCGGCTCATCGCCCGGCTCATCCGCATTCCGCTCTTCCACTCTCCCGCCGAGCGCGTGGTGCTGGTGGGAGATCCGGACGCGCTCGATTGCCGCCGGGTTCACGAGCGGCTGGCGCACTTCGGCGTGCTGGACATGATGGGGTGGATCTCCCTGAACACCGACGGGCCGGACGCGCGTCCGGGCGTGCTGGGCACCGTGGACGACCTGTGGAACGTGCTGCAGCACAACGCCGTGGACACGGTGGTGCTCTGCGGCACCGTGGACGACGCGCAGCTCAAGCTGATGCTGGAGGCGGTGGACTCCGCCGGCGTGCGGCTGCTGGCCGTGTCCCGCTATGACCGGCTCGGCTGGGTGCGCCCCTCGCCCATTTCCTACCGCTCCCAGTCCTTCATGGAGCTGACGCTGCCGTCCCTGCGCGCGCAGCAGTTGTGGGTGAAGCGGGCGGTGGACCTTCTGGGCGCGGGGCTCGGACTGTTGTTCATCTCCCCGCTGCTCGCGCTCATCGCGGTGGCCATCAAGCTCGACTCGCGCGGGCCCGTCTTCTTCGCCCAGGAGCGGGTGGGGCGCGGGGGCCGGACCTTCCGCATGATGAAGTTCCGCACCATGCGCGTGGGCGCGGACGCGGAGAAGGCCAAGCTCGCGCACCTCAACACGAGCGGGGACGCGCGCCTGTTCAAGATTCCCAATGATCCGCGCGTCACCCGCGTGGGGGCCTTCCTGCGCAAGTGGAGCCTGGACGAGCTGCCCCAGCTCTTCAACGTGCTGCGCGGGGACATGTCCGTGGTGGGGCCCCGGCCCTTCTTCGAGTCGGACCTGGCCACCTACCGCGACCACCACTTCGGCCGGCTGGGCGCCCGTCCGGGCATCACCGGCCTGTGGCAGGTCAGCGGCCGCAGCTCCATCACCGACTTCGAGGAGGTGGTGCGGCTCGACTGCGAGTACATCCACCGCTGGTCGCTCTGGCTGGACCTGGAGATCCTCGTCAAGACGTTGCCAGCGGTGGTGCGGCGCACCGGCGCCTACTGA